GCCGTTAAGTAGCTGATCTCTTTTTCTTCTTTAACATCGGGTTTGTTAAACCATTTATCAACAAACAGCAGTATTATACCACCAATAAACAGGGTGATGCCTACGGTTAAAGCACTCTCTAAAAGCGCGTCAATTTTTTTGCTAAACAGCAGCCCAAATACAGCGGCGGGTATAAACGCTACCAATAGTTTGTAATAAAAATCGAGTGTTTGAAAAAAACGTTTAAAGTATAATACCACTACCGATAGTATGGCACCTAACTGTATGGCCACAGTAAACAGTTTTACAAAATCATCGCTTTGTATACCCATTACCGATGATGCAATGATCATGTGCCCGGTTGATGATATCGGCAAAAACTCGGTGATGCCCTCTATAATAGCAAGGACAATTACGTGGATAATATTCATTATTTAGTTGACGGCTTTTTTAGGATAGCATAAAAACCTAAAGCAAAACCGGCAAGCACAACAATAGGCGCTATAACAATTTTGGTGTTACTGTAAATATCGGTTGTGCCGCTCATTAATATAAAACCTAATGCTACCACCGCAATACTGATGATGAGCAAACGATAGTTTTCTTTACCAAAAATGAATTGTACAGGTATGGTGTTGTTTGTTTTTTCTGTTGATGCTGCCGTTGTTTTAACCGGGCCTGCAGGCTTAACTGTTTGTGCCATATATCTTATTATTAAATTCTTTATTGTTAATTATTATAAACTACCGGTAAAGATCGTAGATCTTTAAACGTAAAAATTTGTTAACCGCCAAAAACGTACTAAATGCCGATATAAATATACCAATACCTATAACGCCTATAAACACGATACCAAATTCGGTATAGCTTTGCAGTATAACTAGGTCGGGTATTTGTTTGTTGGCTATGTAAAGGGTGCCTATTAATATTACAATAGATATTAAAGCGCCTAATAAGCCATGCCATATGCCATACAGCAAAAATGGCTTGCGTATAAAACCTTTAGTAGCGCCTACCAATTGCATTGATTTTATTAAAAAACGCTGCGAGTAAATAGCCAGCCTTATAGTGTTGTTTATTAACGCTACTGACAGTATTACAAATATACCGGCAAACACCAATATAATTAAGCTAATGGAGGTAAGGTTCTGGTTCATTTGGTCAACCAACGATTGTTGGTATTTTACCTCTTTAACCAATGGGTTTTTTAATAGTTCAGCTTTAAATTTGTCTATACCGGCATTGTTGGCGTAGTCCGCCTTTAGGTAAACATCTAAGGATTGAGATAAGGGGTTGTAGCCCAAAAATTTTACAAAGTCTTCGCCAAGATCTTTTTGCAGGTTGCGTGCCGCCAGCTCCTTGCTAACATATTTGGTTTCTTTCACCATTACATTGGCATCCAGTTGTTTTTGCAATTGCAGCACATCAGTTTCATGAGCCGAGTCGTCCATAAAAATGTTTAACACTATGTTTTCTTTTACATAGCGCGACAGGTTATTGGCATGTACCAATATTAAGCCCAGCAGCCCTATCATCAACAAAACCATGGCTATACCAAAAACGGTAGATATATATATCGTTTTTACTTTTTTAGACGATTCGCTTGCTTCAAATTCTTCCATAATGCTTTATATATGCTGCGCGTAAGTTGCGAAATTAACAAACGCGCCCTAAAGGTAAAAGTTTATGGCTGATTATTAACAATATTTAACGCAAGGCAAGGTATGGCCTCTAAACAAAACCCACAACTGCCTGTTAATACATCATGACAACACCAGCAAACAATCATGATAAACCATCGCCGGCAGATACCCCTACCAACAGGCCAAATGATGAAGGCCATAAAAGCGTGGTAAAAAAGGAAGATAAGGAATATCATGCCGACGAACCTGAACAGGAAAACGTCGCAAAATATTACGAAAACCGCGAACAGCCGGTACAAACAGTTAAGGACGCGCCCAAAGCCGATCAGCCCGATGCAAGCGATGATGATGCCCGCCGCCTGGAGTCAAAGTAAATTATAAGGGTTTGGCTATACCTGCCGAGTTAAACTGCAGATCGTACAGTTTGCGGTAATAGCCGTTATCAATCCGCAATAGTTCCTGGTGGGTACCCATTTCTTTTATCTCGCCATGATCAAGCACTATTATCTTATCAGCATTTTGTATGGTAGATAAACGGTGTGCTATCACAATAGCTGTGCGGCCTTGCATCAGCTTGTTAATTGCATTTTGTATCAGCAGTTCGGTTTCGGTATCTACCGAAGAGGTAGCCTCATCCAATACCAATATAGCCGGATTATAAACAAGGGCCCGTATAAACGATATGAGTTGCGCCTGCCCGGCCGATAGCGTTGCGCCACGCTCCATTACGTTGTAATCGTACCCGCCGGGTAACCGTTCAATAAAATCGTGCGCGCCTACATCTTTTGCCGCTTTAATAATTTCGTCGCGGGTGATGTTGAGATTATTCAGACTGATGTTGTTGGCAATGGTATCTGTAAACAAAAAAACATCCTGTATAACCGTGGCAATTTTGGATCGCAGGTAGTTTACCCGGTATTCCCGGATGTCTATATCATCAACTTTCACCTCACCTTTACCAATATCATAAAAACGGTTAAGTATATTGATGGTTGATGATTTACCCGCACCGGTTGCACCAACCAATGCCAGCGTTTCGCCGGGTTTAATATGAAAGCTGATATCTTTAAGTACCCAGTTCTCGTCGTTGTAGGCAAACCAAACTTTGTTGAACGCTATTTCGCCGGCCAAATTTGCGGGTGCCAGCTTGCCGTTATCAGTAGCTACTTCGTCGGTATCTAATACTTTAAAAATACGGTCGGCACCTACCATACCCATTTGTAGGGTGTTAAACTTATCGGCCAACTGACGTATCGGGCGAAAAAGCATATTAAGCAAAACAATAAACCCGGTAATAACACCCGGTGTAATGCCGCCCGGCGAAGCCGAAAGGCTGTGCAACTGCTGATCATTTAAAATACGCTTACAGCCATACCATACCAACAGGGCCATACAAATGGCAAACAAAATCTCTACCACCGGGAAAAAGATAGAGTAATACCAGTTAGAGCGGATGTTGGCATCGCGATACTTTTGGTTTACCGCCTTAAACTTGCGCATCTCCTGGTCTTCGCGGGAAAAATATTGGATGATGCTTATCCCGCTGATGTGTTCGGCCAAAAAGGTATTAAGTTGCGCCACCTGGGTGCGGACTTCCTGAAACGATGATTTAATAGCCTCTTTAAATACATAGGTTGATGCAAATAAAAACGGCATAGGTATAAGCGTTATTAAAGCTAATTTCCAATCCTGGTAAAGCATATAGCCAATTACAGCGAATACCAGCAGCATATCGCCCATTATGGATATCAATCCCTCCGAAAATATATCAGCGATGGTTTCCAGGTCGGATACTGTACGTGTGATGAGCATACCTATAGGGGTACGGTCGAAATATTTTAAGCGCAGGCTGGTGATGTGGTTAAAAATATCTATCCGCAGGTCTTTAATAACCGATTGGCCCAACGAGTTGGTCAAAAAGGTCTGATAATACTGCGCTATAGTCTGAACCAGCAGCTGCCCTATCATCAACTCTATCATCAATACCAGGCCGCTGTAATTATTTGTAAGGATGTATTTATCAAGTGTTAGCTGTATCAGTATGGGTTGTACCAAAGCAATAGCCGCCAAAAAAATGGTAAGGAATGCTGCCAATATAAAAACACCCATGTACGGTTTTACATAGTGCATTACCCGGCGCAATAATTTCCAGTCTAAGGCTTTACCTGTTACTTCACTCATTTTTTACTTAAAATTCAAAGCTCTAAAACCTAAATTCTAAATTCTAAAAAAACGCTTTAGAGTTTAGCTTTTAGAATTTAGCGTTTCACATTTATATATAAGGATATTTTACTTCTGTTAAGTACAAGCCGCACGCGGGTACACTCATGCCTGCTTTGCTGCGGTTTTTGCTTTCAATTATTTGGCGTATATCTTCGGGCTGCATTTCGCCTTTGCCCACCATCATTAATGTGCCCACAATGGCGCGTACCATATTACGCAAAAACCTGTCAGCAGATATATGGAAAACCATGCCATTAGCTATTTGTACCCACTCTGCTTTTACAATTTTACAATTATTGGTTTTAGTTTGGGTATTCGATTTGCTAAAACAGCTAAAATCTGAGTATTCCATGATAATTGCAGCCGCTGTGTTCATCAGCTCAAGGTTAGGCCTATCGCGCAACAACCACGAGTAGCCATGCAAAAATGGATCCTTTTCAAAATGCACATGGTACTCGTAGCTCCGTAAAGTGGCATCAAACCTTGCATGCGCTTCGGGTACTACCGGTATAATGCGTTTAATGGCGATATCATGCGGCAGTAGGGCGTTTACACTTCGCTGGTCCATGGTCCATGGTCCATGGTCTATGGTCTCTATGTCAAAATGCGCAAAATATTCTTTTGCATGCACGCCGGTATCCGTGCGGCCGCAGCCGATGGTTTCAATAGGCTGGCGCAGCAAGGTACTAAGTGCTTTGTTTAATAGCTCCTGTATGCTTACGGCATTTTGCTGTACCTGCCAGCCATGGTACTTGGTACCATCGTAACTCAGCTTAATAAAATACCGTTGATTTGACACGCGGCAAAGTTAAGCTTTGTTATAGAGGTTGCAAGGGTTAAAAATGTTGCAAAAGTTGAATTTATAAGCTATTTATATCTGCTATATTTGCGCAGTTAACGTTTATAACAAAGCAACATTTACAATTACAATCATGCTACAACGAATACAATCTATATACCTGTTATTTGCCTCACTGGTGCTTTTTGGCCTGTTTATTTTCCCTTTAGCGCATGGCATTTATGTTAACGGCAAACTGGTGAACATTATGGTTACCGGCGTTTACGAAAACATAAACGGGCAGGACCAGCACACCCAAACCTTTACCGCGCTAATTGGCATGACTGCCATAGCGGCTTTAATACCCCTGATAGTAATATTTATGTACAAAAACCGCAAGCAGCAAATAACATTATGCTACAGCGCCGTGTTATTACTTATTGGCTACAGCTTTTGGATGGCACAAACAGTAAAAAAAGTTGTCGGCGATATTACCCTCGAGTATAAAAATATGGGTATAGGCCTGTTCCTTACTTCTCTAAGCATCATCCTTATCATTTTCGCTGTAAAAGCCATTCAAAGAGATGAGAAACTGGTAAAGTCAGCAGATAGGTTAAGGTAGTTTTAATTAAACCTGCCATACTTCTCAATCTTCCTATATGGCTTGGCAAAAAAATCGCCAACTACCTGGTTAAACATATCGTGGTAAACCAAAGGTGTAGAGTGGCCTGAATTTGGCAATATCCACAGGTACGACTTTTTAATAGCTTCAGCAATAAGCAATGTGTGCTTGGTGTTGATCACATCATGGTCGCCACCTATTACCAGCGTGGGGCAGGTAATTTTGCTTAGTGCTTCTACCTTTATATTGGGCTCGTAGGATAGCAAGTGCAATAATTTTACATCATTCTTTTGCTCATCAGTAATACTTTTCATCTTTTTAATAGTATCCTGCGCAATCTTGTTTTGCTTCATAACCATGGTATAAACAAAGGGATCAACGGCTGTACTATCGGGCCATAAATTAGCGCCTGTAACAGCAAGTTTCTTCACTTTGTCAGGATGGTTTATAGCCAATAACAAGCCTTCTATCCCTCCGTCGCTCCAGCCTATTACATTAGCTTCTTTCACTTTCAAATGCTCCAGCAGGCCGTTAAGGTCATCGGCCATCATTTCGTAACTGATGGAATCTTTGTTATCTATTGATTTTCCCTGCGCGCGGCTATCTGCCAATATTACCCGGTAATTTTTTGCAAAGTATGGTATTTGGTATACAAAATTTTTGATCGACCCGCCGTTACCATGTATAATGAGCATGGGTTCGCCTTTGCCATACACTTCGTAATACATATTAAACCCGCGCTGGGTTACAAATTTACCAACCGCCTTGTTACGGCCGTACATGGTAGTATCCATCGGGTTTTTCTGCTGCGCATAGCAAAGGCTGGCGGTAAGCATACATAGTAT
The window above is part of the Inquilinus sp. KBS0705 genome. Proteins encoded here:
- a CDS encoding undecaprenyl-diphosphate phosphatase; this encodes MNIIHVIVLAIIEGITEFLPISSTGHMIIASSVMGIQSDDFVKLFTVAIQLGAILSVVVLYFKRFFQTLDFYYKLLVAFIPAAVFGLLFSKKIDALLESALTVGITLFIGGIILLFVDKWFNKPDVKEEKEISYLTALKIGFFQCLSMIPGTSRSAATIVGGMSQKLTRKAAAEFSFFLAVPTMFAATAKKLYDFYKEGHVVTGEEIKLLAIGNVIAFIVALLAIKTFITFLEKRGFQLFGWYRILVGGVIIILYVSGHNLQVI
- the truA gene encoding tRNA pseudouridine(38-40) synthase TruA, with the protein product MSNQRYFIKLSYDGTKYHGWQVQQNAVSIQELLNKALSTLLRQPIETIGCGRTDTGVHAKEYFAHFDIETIDHGPWTMDQRSVNALLPHDIAIKRIIPVVPEAHARFDATLRSYEYHVHFEKDPFLHGYSWLLRDRPNLELMNTAAAIIMEYSDFSCFSKSNTQTKTNNCKIVKAEWVQIANGMVFHISADRFLRNMVRAIVGTLMMVGKGEMQPEDIRQIIESKNRSKAGMSVPACGLYLTEVKYPYI
- a CDS encoding alpha/beta hydrolase; this encodes MKNLKATTLAILCMLTASLCYAQQKNPMDTTMYGRNKAVGKFVTQRGFNMYYEVYGKGEPMLIIHGNGGSIKNFVYQIPYFAKNYRVILADSRAQGKSIDNKDSISYEMMADDLNGLLEHLKVKEANVIGWSDGGIEGLLLAINHPDKVKKLAVTGANLWPDSTAVDPFVYTMVMKQNKIAQDTIKKMKSITDEQKNDVKLLHLLSYEPNIKVEALSKITCPTLVIGGDHDVINTKHTLLIAEAIKKSYLWILPNSGHSTPLVYHDMFNQVVGDFFAKPYRKIEKYGRFN
- a CDS encoding DUF3098 domain-containing protein, whose protein sequence is MAQTVKPAGPVKTTAASTEKTNNTIPVQFIFGKENYRLLIISIAVVALGFILMSGTTDIYSNTKIVIAPIVVLAGFALGFYAILKKPSTK
- a CDS encoding ABC transporter ATP-binding protein, coding for MSEVTGKALDWKLLRRVMHYVKPYMGVFILAAFLTIFLAAIALVQPILIQLTLDKYILTNNYSGLVLMIELMIGQLLVQTIAQYYQTFLTNSLGQSVIKDLRIDIFNHITSLRLKYFDRTPIGMLITRTVSDLETIADIFSEGLISIMGDMLLVFAVIGYMLYQDWKLALITLIPMPFLFASTYVFKEAIKSSFQEVRTQVAQLNTFLAEHISGISIIQYFSREDQEMRKFKAVNQKYRDANIRSNWYYSIFFPVVEILFAICMALLVWYGCKRILNDQQLHSLSASPGGITPGVITGFIVLLNMLFRPIRQLADKFNTLQMGMVGADRIFKVLDTDEVATDNGKLAPANLAGEIAFNKVWFAYNDENWVLKDISFHIKPGETLALVGATGAGKSSTINILNRFYDIGKGEVKVDDIDIREYRVNYLRSKIATVIQDVFLFTDTIANNISLNNLNITRDEIIKAAKDVGAHDFIERLPGGYDYNVMERGATLSAGQAQLISFIRALVYNPAILVLDEATSSVDTETELLIQNAINKLMQGRTAIVIAHRLSTIQNADKIIVLDHGEIKEMGTHQELLRIDNGYYRKLYDLQFNSAGIAKPL
- a CDS encoding DUF4293 family protein, with protein sequence MLQRIQSIYLLFASLVLFGLFIFPLAHGIYVNGKLVNIMVTGVYENINGQDQHTQTFTALIGMTAIAALIPLIVIFMYKNRKQQITLCYSAVLLLIGYSFWMAQTVKKVVGDITLEYKNMGIGLFLTSLSIILIIFAVKAIQRDEKLVKSADRLR
- a CDS encoding FtsX-like permease family protein, whose amino-acid sequence is MEEFEASESSKKVKTIYISTVFGIAMVLLMIGLLGLILVHANNLSRYVKENIVLNIFMDDSAHETDVLQLQKQLDANVMVKETKYVSKELAARNLQKDLGEDFVKFLGYNPLSQSLDVYLKADYANNAGIDKFKAELLKNPLVKEVKYQQSLVDQMNQNLTSISLIILVFAGIFVILSVALINNTIRLAIYSQRFLIKSMQLVGATKGFIRKPFLLYGIWHGLLGALISIVILIGTLYIANKQIPDLVILQSYTEFGIVFIGVIGIGIFISAFSTFLAVNKFLRLKIYDLYR